A section of the Gasterosteus aculeatus chromosome 10, fGasAcu3.hap1.1, whole genome shotgun sequence genome encodes:
- the LOC144383555 gene encoding uncharacterized protein LOC144383555 isoform X2, protein MQTQGFVALVSISASLLVVGIMLERRKGMSHLYKELETADLETKAEELAGKEHEHTEIEANLKSEHDAWNQEIANLRAQATGYRQICDFVKDDPTVKKMCGTKQETLLRRR, encoded by the exons ATGCAGACTCAGGGGTTTGTGGCCCTTGTGTCCATCTCGGCGTCCCTGTTAGTGGTGGGGATTATGCTGGAACGACGAAAGGGCATGAGCCATTTGTACAAGGAACTAGAAACAGCGGACTTG GAAACTAAAGCGGAGGAGCTGGCCGGCAAAGAACATGAACACACGGAGATTGAAG CAAATTTAAAATCAGAGCATGACGCCTGGAACCAAGAGATTGCAAATCTGAGAGCACAGGCGACGGGCTACCGCCAAATATGTGATTTTGTCAAGGATGACCCAACGGTTAA GAAAATGTGTGGCACCAAACAAGAAACCCTGCTCCGAAGAagatga
- the hcn3 gene encoding potassium/sodium hyperpolarization-activated cyclic nucleotide-gated channel 2 has protein sequence MKMNSLSRSIEDQRNIAESPSHKPETSRYRSWSSLRFSRWRSGSQRTTPPGTPSPKPEKRADVTKTLFSLVQTHNDDYTADPDGLLDTHGVGEGESDGTRPSPDQSPVFQMQLGSMLQPGVNKFSLRMFGSHKGVAAEQARVKSFGVWIIHPYSDFRFYWDIVMLLLMMSNLVILPWGITFFEDQNTMPWITFNVLSDTLFLMDLVFNFRTGIPVEDSHIILDPKDIRMHYLRTWFLVDFISSIPVDYIFLVVDLESLQDSSDVYRTARALRIVRFTKILSLLRLLRLSRLIRYIHQWEEIFHMTYDLASAAVRIVNLIGMMLLLCHWDGCLTFMVPMLQEFPPDCWVSKNNMVNSTWHLQYSYALFMAMSHMLCIGYGAHPPEGLTDVWLTMISMVVGATCYAMFLGHAANLVQSLDASHRQYQEKYKQVEQYMSFHKLPADVRQRIHDYYEQRFQGKMFDEDSILGELSDPLKEEIVSYNCRGLVANMPLFANTDPHFVTVILTKLRFEVFQPADFIIREGTLGRKMYFIQHGSVTVIPRGSKEITLNDGAYFGEICLLTQGRRTATVRAETYCRLYSLSVESFNEVLEEHPLMRRAFESAAVDRLGRVARRASYQPPPNE, from the exons ATGAAAATGAACAGCCTCTCCAGGAGTATCGAGGACCAGAGAAACATTGCCGAGAGCCCTTCTCACAAACCGGAGACATCCAGGTACCGCAGCTGGAGCAGCCTGCGCTTCTCGCGGTGGAGAAGTGGCTCACAGAGGACGACCCCCCCTGGGACCCCTTCCCCGAAGCCAGAGAAGAGGGCCGATGTGACCAAGACGCTCTTCTCCTTGGTCCAGACTCACAATGACGACTACACGGCCGATCCGGACGGCCTGCTCGACACCCACGGGGTGGGCGAAGGAGAGAGCGACGGCACAAGACCCTCCCCGGACCAGTCCCCCGTCTTCCAGATGCAGTTGGGGTCGATGCTGCAGCCCGGGGTCAACAAGTTCTCCCTGCGCATGTTCGGTAGCCACAAGGGTGTTGCTGCTGAGCAGGCCAGGGTCAAGAGCTTTGGAGTGTGGATCATCCACCCTTACAGTGACTTCAG GTTTTACTGGGACATCGTGATGCTCCTATTGATGATGAGTAATCTGGTCATTTTGCCCTGGGGAATCACCTTCTTTGAAGACCAGAACACCATGCCCTGGATCACCTTCAACGTCCTGTCGGACACTCTCTTCCTCATGGACCTGGTTTTCAATTTCCGCACGGGCATCCCGGTAGAGGACAGCCACATCATCCTGGACCCCAAAGATATTCGCATGCATTATCTTCGCACCTGGTTCCTGGTGGACTTTATCTCCTCCATCCCCGTTGACTACATCTTCCTAGTCGTTGACCTGGAGTCCCTGCAAGATTCGTCTGACGTGTACCGCACCGCCCGCGCCCTCCGCATCGTGCGCTTCACCAAGATCCTCAGCCTGCTGCGTCTTCTCCGGCTGTCTCGCCTCATCCGCTACATTCACCAATGGGAGGAG ATCTTCCACATGACTTATGACCTGGCCAGCGCTGCCGTGCGCATCGTCAACTTGATTGGTATGATGCTGCTTTTGTGTCACTGGGATGGCTGCCTGACCTTCATGGTGCCTATGTTACAAGAATTTCCCCCAGACTGCTGGGTATCCAAAAACAACATGGTG AATTCTACATGGCACCTCCAGTACTCCTACGCCCTCTTCATGGCCATGAGTCACATGCTGTGTATAGGATACGGCGCCCACCCTCCAGAAGGCTTAACTGACGTTTGGCTCACCATGATCAGTATGGTCGTGGGGGCCACCTGCTACGCCATGTTCCTCGGTCATGCGGCTAACCTGGTCCAGTCCTTGGATGCATCACATCGCCAGTATCAAGAGAAG TACAAGCAAGTGGAGCAGTACATGTCGTTCCATAAACTCCCGGCGGACGTAAGACAGCGGATCCATGACTATTACGAGCAGAGATTCCAGGGCAAGATGTTTGATGAGGACAGCATCCTTGGAGAGCTCAGCGATCCGCTGAAGGAG GAGATAGTCAGCTATAACTGCCGTGGGCTTGTGGCCAACATGCCACTGTTTGCCAACACCGACCCTCATTTTGTGACAGTGATACTGACCAAGCTGCGTTTCGAAGTCTTCCAACCGGCCGATTTTATCATACGAGAAGGAACTCTGGGACGGAAAATGTACTTTATCCAGCACGGCAGTGTCACTGTCATCCCACGTGGCAGTAAAGAGATTACGCTCAACGATGGAGCTTATTTTGGAG AGATCTGCCTGCTAACCCAAGGACGACGCACAGCCACCGTGAGGGCAGAAACCTACTGTCGTCTTTACTCCCTGAGCGTGGAGAGTTTCAACGAGGTCCTGGAGGAGCATCCTCTAATGAGGAGGGCGTTTGAGAGTGCGGCTGTGGACCGACTGGGCCGGGTGGCGCGCAGAGCCAGTTACCAGCCTCCACCAAATGAGTGA
- the LOC144383555 gene encoding uncharacterized protein LOC144383555 isoform X1 has protein sequence MQTQGFVALVSISASLLVVGIMLERRKGMSHLYKELETADLVSLNDQLSKLDIYKVQLENLLSKGTKIAEDEEKNVEEAVADVEKMKTEITICQEEKETKAEELAGKEHEHTEIEANLKSEHDAWNQEIANLRAQATGYRQICDFVKDDPTVKKMCGTKQETLLRRR, from the exons ATGCAGACTCAGGGGTTTGTGGCCCTTGTGTCCATCTCGGCGTCCCTGTTAGTGGTGGGGATTATGCTGGAACGACGAAAGGGCATGAGCCATTTGTACAAGGAACTAGAAACAGCGGACTTGGTGAGTCTCAACGATCAACTATCAAAATTAGACATCTATAAAGTCCAGTTGGAAAATCTGCTTAGTAAGGGGACTAAAATAGCAGAAGATGAGGAGAAGAACGTGGAAGAAGCCGTCGCAGATGTGGAGAAGATGAAAACAGAAATTACCATCTGTCAAGAAGAAAAG GAAACTAAAGCGGAGGAGCTGGCCGGCAAAGAACATGAACACACGGAGATTGAAG CAAATTTAAAATCAGAGCATGACGCCTGGAACCAAGAGATTGCAAATCTGAGAGCACAGGCGACGGGCTACCGCCAAATATGTGATTTTGTCAAGGATGACCCAACGGTTAA GAAAATGTGTGGCACCAAACAAGAAACCCTGCTCCGAAGAagatga